One part of the Marinobacterium rhizophilum genome encodes these proteins:
- the dapE gene encoding succinyl-diaminopimelate desuccinylase, whose translation MTQLSPTLQLASDLISRASVTPEDAGCQELMIARLEAIGFKIERLHFEDTLNFWARRGDAGPVLCFAGHTDVVPTGPVEQWQFPPFEPQISEGMLCGRGAADMKGSLAAFVTALERFVHNHPDHKGSLALLITSDEEGPFINGTTRVIDHLEARNEKITWCIVGEPSSTHKVGDVIKNGRRGSLSGSLKVQGVQGHVAYPHLVKNPIHLAAPALAELAAEVWDQGNEFFPPTSFQISNINAGTGATNVVPGHLDVAFNFRFSTEVTSDELKARVRDILDKHQLDWDIDWILSGNPFLTAAGDLVEACQQAISAITGLETELSTSGGTSDGRFIAPTGAQVVELGPCNATIHKLNERVSAKDLDTLSDLYENILARLLAR comes from the coding sequence ATGACCCAACTGTCTCCGACTCTCCAGCTCGCCAGCGACCTGATCAGCCGTGCCTCCGTTACCCCCGAGGATGCCGGTTGCCAGGAGCTGATGATTGCCCGTCTTGAAGCCATTGGGTTCAAAATCGAGCGCCTGCATTTCGAAGACACCCTGAATTTCTGGGCCCGACGTGGCGATGCCGGCCCCGTGCTCTGTTTTGCCGGCCACACCGATGTGGTGCCCACGGGCCCGGTAGAGCAGTGGCAGTTCCCGCCGTTCGAGCCGCAGATCAGCGAAGGCATGCTGTGCGGACGTGGCGCCGCGGACATGAAAGGCAGCCTGGCCGCTTTCGTGACGGCGCTGGAGCGCTTTGTCCACAACCATCCCGACCACAAGGGCTCCCTCGCCCTGCTGATCACCAGCGACGAGGAAGGCCCCTTCATCAACGGCACCACCCGGGTGATCGATCACCTGGAAGCCCGCAATGAAAAAATCACCTGGTGCATCGTCGGCGAGCCCTCCAGCACCCACAAGGTCGGCGATGTCATCAAGAACGGCCGTCGCGGCTCCCTCAGCGGCAGCCTCAAGGTACAGGGCGTGCAGGGCCATGTGGCCTACCCGCACCTGGTGAAGAACCCGATCCACCTGGCGGCGCCGGCCCTGGCTGAACTGGCCGCCGAGGTCTGGGATCAGGGCAACGAATTCTTCCCGCCCACCAGCTTCCAGATTTCCAATATCAACGCCGGCACCGGCGCCACCAACGTGGTCCCGGGACACCTGGATGTGGCCTTCAACTTTCGATTCTCGACCGAAGTCACCAGCGACGAGCTCAAGGCACGGGTGCGGGACATCCTCGACAAGCATCAGCTTGACTGGGATATCGACTGGATTCTGTCCGGCAACCCCTTCCTGACCGCCGCCGGCGACTTGGTGGAGGCCTGCCAGCAGGCGATCTCCGCCATCACCGGGCTGGAAACGGAGCTGTCGACCTCGGGCGGCACCTCGGATGGACGCTTTATCGCCCCCACCGGCGCCCAGGTGGTAGAACTTGGCCCCTGCAACGCCACCATCCACAAGCTGAACGAACGGGTCAGTGCCAAGGACCTGGATACCCTGTCGGACCTGTACGAAAACATCCTGGCGAGGCTGCTGGCCCGATGA
- a CDS encoding alpha/beta fold hydrolase: MRTGSISALSSSGFHRLVYHEWGSVENDRVVVCVHGLARNSRDFDDLAQALARDYRVVCPDIAGRGHSDWLSPASAYQIPQYMNDMAALLARLNIDKVDWVGTSMGGLIGICLAALPNSPIRSLLLNDIGPFVPRAALQRIADYLEDRRFDSIEACEAWLRQTYPALGSLSASQWRRLAQTGTRMLEDGSLALHYDPAIAENLRLSSDEDVDLWELWQQIRCPQMLIWGEASDVLLADTVARMGQENPAMQLLSLPGIAHAPSLMDPPQIEAVVAWLRSHQHR, encoded by the coding sequence ATGCGGACAGGTTCGATCAGTGCACTGAGTAGCAGCGGTTTTCACCGTCTCGTGTATCACGAATGGGGCAGCGTCGAGAATGACCGGGTGGTGGTCTGCGTACATGGCCTGGCGCGCAACAGTCGCGATTTCGATGATCTGGCCCAGGCCCTGGCGCGGGATTACCGGGTCGTCTGCCCGGATATCGCCGGGCGAGGTCACAGTGACTGGTTGAGTCCGGCCAGCGCCTACCAGATTCCGCAGTACATGAACGATATGGCGGCACTGCTGGCACGCTTGAACATCGACAAGGTCGACTGGGTCGGCACCTCCATGGGTGGGCTGATCGGCATCTGCCTGGCGGCGCTGCCCAACAGCCCCATCCGCTCCCTGCTGCTGAATGATATCGGCCCCTTCGTGCCCCGGGCGGCACTGCAGCGCATTGCCGACTACCTTGAAGACCGCCGCTTTGACAGCATCGAGGCCTGTGAGGCCTGGCTGCGCCAGACCTACCCGGCGCTGGGGAGCCTGAGCGCCAGCCAGTGGCGCCGCCTGGCACAGACCGGTACAAGGATGCTGGAAGACGGCTCCCTGGCGCTGCACTATGACCCTGCGATCGCCGAAAACCTGCGCCTCAGTAGCGACGAGGATGTGGACCTGTGGGAGCTGTGGCAACAGATCCGCTGCCCGCAGATGCTGATCTGGGGCGAGGCGTCGGATGTATTGCTGGCCGATACCGTGGCCCGCATGGGGCAGGAAAATCCGGCCATGCAGCTGCTGAGCCTGCCAGGCATCGCCCACGCGCCATCGCTGATGGACCCACCGCAGATAGAGGCCGTGGTCGCCTGGCTGCGCAGCCACCAGCATCGCTAA
- a CDS encoding ArsC family reductase, whose amino-acid sequence MICLYGIKNCDTIKKARNWLESSSIEYRFHDYRVDGLERAQLESWAAELGWEALLNKRGTTWRTQPDSVKNSIDEASAIALMLQHPAMIKRPLLDTGKARHLGFKTADYATWLQS is encoded by the coding sequence ATGATCTGCCTGTACGGAATCAAGAACTGCGACACCATCAAGAAAGCCCGCAACTGGCTTGAAAGCAGCAGCATCGAGTACCGCTTTCACGATTACCGGGTCGATGGCCTGGAGCGTGCCCAGCTGGAAAGCTGGGCGGCGGAGCTGGGCTGGGAAGCGCTGCTGAACAAGCGCGGCACCACCTGGCGCACCCAGCCAGACAGCGTCAAGAACAGTATCGATGAAGCCAGTGCCATCGCGCTGATGCTGCAGCATCCGGCCATGATCAAGCGGCCCCTGCTGGATACCGGCAAGGCTCGCCACCTGGGCTTCAAGACCGCCGACTACGCGACCTGGCTCCAAAGCTGA
- a CDS encoding PilZ domain-containing protein yields MKTDMRLHPRVSVDLPAELEPFHGDCVDVRLIYLSLSGALVEGQGELEALLGARRERVAGIPLELNLHFGLEAASVHCHCRVVHSRRLAQDCFQVGLKILSLPSQSQDALNRYIEARLG; encoded by the coding sequence ATGAAAACCGATATGCGGCTGCACCCCCGGGTGAGCGTGGATTTGCCGGCGGAGCTGGAGCCGTTTCACGGCGATTGCGTGGATGTGCGTCTGATTTATCTCAGCCTTAGTGGCGCACTGGTGGAAGGCCAGGGCGAACTGGAAGCCCTGCTGGGCGCACGGCGGGAGCGGGTGGCCGGCATTCCGCTGGAGCTGAACCTGCACTTCGGGCTTGAAGCGGCCTCGGTGCACTGTCATTGCCGGGTGGTACACAGTCGACGCCTGGCCCAGGATTGCTTCCAGGTAGGTCTGAAAATTCTCAGCCTCCCCTCGCAGAGCCAGGACGCGCTGAACCGTTATATAGAAGCGCGCCTGGGCTGA
- a CDS encoding putative RNA methyltransferase, protein MIQLACPLCREPLDEQPGQLRCGNGHSYDQARQGYWNLLLVQRKRSLDPGDNAAMVQARRAFLDQGHYALLSDRINALLSQALAGRNTPLELLDLGCGEGYYSARLEQALQCAGIDAALTGLDISKHAVRAACQRSRSARWLVASGADIPLPAASLDAITLLFSRLMPEPMAQVLKPGGLLLLAWPGDEHLIELRRHIYTDVRPSAYDPLTQLSDLFSLEGQQAVQYRFTLSDNDSIQTLLGMTPHSQRLAPAARDALAALTQLELTLDVNLAVLKRR, encoded by the coding sequence ATGATCCAGCTGGCCTGCCCGCTGTGCCGGGAGCCGCTGGACGAGCAGCCCGGCCAACTGCGCTGCGGCAATGGCCACAGCTACGACCAGGCCCGCCAGGGCTACTGGAACCTGCTGCTGGTCCAGCGCAAGCGCTCGCTGGACCCCGGTGACAATGCCGCCATGGTGCAGGCCAGGCGTGCCTTTCTGGACCAGGGCCACTATGCATTGCTGTCCGATCGGATCAACGCTCTGCTGAGTCAGGCGCTGGCCGGGCGAAACACACCGCTCGAGTTGCTGGACCTGGGCTGTGGCGAGGGTTATTACAGCGCCCGGCTGGAACAGGCGCTGCAATGCGCCGGGATCGATGCCGCCCTCACCGGGCTGGATATTTCCAAGCACGCGGTACGGGCCGCCTGCCAGCGCAGCCGCAGCGCCCGCTGGCTGGTCGCCTCCGGCGCCGACATCCCGTTGCCAGCGGCCTCGCTGGACGCCATTACCCTGCTGTTCAGCCGCCTGATGCCAGAACCGATGGCCCAGGTCCTGAAACCGGGCGGCCTGCTGCTGCTGGCCTGGCCCGGAGATGAGCACCTGATCGAGCTGCGTCGGCATATCTACACTGACGTTCGGCCCTCGGCCTATGATCCGCTCACGCAGCTGAGCGACCTGTTCAGCCTGGAGGGGCAGCAGGCGGTACAGTACCGCTTCACCCTGAGCGACAACGACAGCATCCAGACCCTGCTGGGCATGACTCCCCACAGCCAGCGCCTGGCCCCCGCCGCGCGGGACGCCCTGGCGGCGCTGACGCAGCTCGAGCTGACGCTGGACGTGAACCTTGCCGTGCTCAAGCGCCGGTGA
- a CDS encoding PqiB family protein encodes MTDATPAAPAVVRRHRGPSAVWILPLLAALIAGWLVYKSYREAGIQIEVVFDSAEGLEINKTKLLYKGLPGGTLKSLRLNEDLKTVTAVIEVAPEAEQLLREGTEFWLVKPQVSLSGVRGLETLLSGYYIGIKPGEGIPARFFRARNDLPPPDKNDAGLYITLFADSAESINRGSRVYYRHIDVGEVVDYRLSGEADDIQLDVYIEPRYTYLVKKNSRFWNASGIQVKADLPKVDIRIGSLAAIIAGGIHFINEDYESPSASNGDQFKLYADFEAAENGIEVELLFPGTTALGENTEVVSQGIRIGRIRSLQLSDDFSQLRAQLLIDPRARNLLRTGSRFWLERPELTLDSLGDWRKLVKGSFINLEPGTGHEQFSFTALDSAPVKAAVHSGLALELVTDQLGSISRGSPILFRQLPVGEVVGYELIDKGQQVLIHAVVREQYRDLVASHSRFWNSSGIRFAAGLEGVKLQTESLHTLVSGGISFFTPDVRESRAASDGQRMRLYDDFDAASAQGKLLYAERADKLSIKLHARSLGSIAVGSAVLYKQIKVGRVSHYRLQPSADSVEIELLIDKPYRHLISTASRFWNASGVAADFDLQQGLRLQTESLASLVAGGIAFDTPEGGSPIEAGQLFSLYADQASSVEQGLEIRILFPPDRQLQAGAPIRYRGLAVGRIEQVRLYDAQGTIDATAVLFREGHFLARKGSRFWIEEPEVRLSAISNPAAILFGNHVEVSAGQPDADPSSYFVAAASAPEGARGYGLNLVLNADQLGALEKGSRVFYRQVPVGEVTGFRLTGDGQSVDVFAHIQAEHAHLVRPGSQFWNISGFSAEFSFTRGLKIDGDSLESFVGGGIAFQSPPGGERVSNGSRYPLLEQKPGPSGAGDAIEAPELQAPKPTRAPASGDLSKLELENG; translated from the coding sequence ATGACTGACGCTACACCCGCCGCACCGGCTGTTGTCCGCCGCCATCGAGGCCCGTCTGCCGTGTGGATTCTGCCATTGCTGGCAGCGTTGATCGCCGGCTGGCTGGTGTACAAGAGCTACCGCGAGGCCGGTATCCAGATCGAGGTGGTGTTCGACTCGGCCGAAGGCCTGGAGATCAACAAGACCAAGCTGCTGTACAAGGGTTTGCCCGGTGGCACCCTGAAATCCCTGCGCCTGAACGAGGATCTCAAGACCGTCACCGCGGTGATCGAGGTGGCGCCCGAGGCCGAACAGCTGCTGCGCGAAGGCACCGAGTTCTGGCTGGTCAAACCCCAGGTGTCGCTGTCCGGCGTGCGCGGTCTCGAAACCCTGCTGTCGGGCTATTACATTGGTATCAAGCCCGGCGAAGGCATACCCGCGCGCTTTTTCCGCGCCCGCAATGACCTGCCACCGCCGGACAAGAACGACGCTGGCCTGTATATCACCCTCTTCGCCGACAGCGCGGAATCCATCAACCGGGGCTCACGCGTCTACTACCGTCATATCGATGTTGGCGAGGTGGTGGATTACCGCCTCTCCGGCGAAGCCGACGACATCCAGCTCGACGTCTACATCGAGCCGCGCTACACCTACCTGGTGAAGAAAAACTCCCGCTTCTGGAACGCCAGCGGCATCCAGGTGAAGGCGGATTTGCCCAAGGTGGATATTCGCATCGGCTCCCTCGCCGCCATCATTGCCGGCGGCATCCACTTTATCAACGAAGACTATGAGTCACCGTCTGCCAGCAACGGCGACCAGTTCAAGCTCTATGCCGACTTTGAAGCCGCGGAAAACGGCATCGAAGTGGAACTGCTGTTTCCCGGTACCACCGCACTGGGCGAAAACACCGAGGTGGTCAGCCAGGGGATTCGCATCGGCCGCATCCGCAGCCTGCAGCTGAGCGATGACTTCAGCCAGCTGCGTGCCCAGCTGCTGATCGACCCCCGCGCACGCAACCTGCTGCGCACCGGCAGCCGTTTCTGGCTGGAGCGACCGGAGCTGACCCTGGACAGCCTGGGCGACTGGCGCAAGCTGGTGAAAGGCAGCTTTATCAACCTGGAACCCGGCACCGGCCACGAACAGTTCAGCTTTACCGCGCTGGACTCCGCCCCGGTAAAGGCGGCGGTACACAGTGGCCTGGCGCTGGAGCTGGTCACCGACCAGCTGGGGTCCATCTCCCGCGGCTCGCCGATCCTGTTCCGCCAGCTGCCGGTGGGCGAAGTCGTGGGCTATGAGCTGATCGACAAGGGCCAGCAGGTGCTGATCCATGCCGTCGTGCGCGAGCAGTACCGCGACCTGGTGGCCAGCCACAGTCGCTTCTGGAACAGCAGCGGCATACGCTTTGCCGCGGGACTGGAGGGGGTCAAACTGCAAACCGAGTCGCTGCACACCCTGGTTAGCGGGGGCATCAGCTTCTTTACGCCGGACGTGCGCGAGTCCCGTGCCGCCAGTGACGGCCAGCGCATGCGCCTCTATGACGACTTCGATGCCGCCTCCGCCCAGGGCAAGCTGCTCTATGCCGAGCGCGCCGACAAGCTAAGCATCAAACTGCACGCCAGGAGCCTGGGGTCCATCGCCGTGGGCTCTGCGGTGCTCTACAAGCAAATCAAGGTGGGACGCGTCAGTCATTACCGCCTGCAGCCCAGCGCAGACAGCGTCGAGATTGAACTGCTCATCGACAAACCCTACCGGCACCTGATCAGCACAGCCTCGCGTTTCTGGAACGCCAGCGGCGTCGCGGCGGACTTCGACCTGCAGCAGGGCCTCAGGCTGCAAACCGAATCCCTCGCCAGCCTGGTCGCCGGCGGCATCGCCTTCGATACTCCCGAGGGCGGTAGCCCCATCGAGGCCGGACAGCTGTTTTCGCTCTATGCCGACCAGGCCAGCAGTGTCGAACAGGGACTGGAGATCCGCATCCTGTTTCCGCCGGACCGCCAGTTGCAGGCCGGTGCCCCCATACGCTATCGCGGCCTCGCTGTCGGGCGTATCGAGCAGGTTCGGCTGTACGATGCCCAGGGCACCATCGATGCCACCGCCGTGCTGTTCCGCGAAGGCCATTTTCTGGCCCGCAAGGGCAGCCGTTTCTGGATAGAAGAACCCGAGGTGCGGCTCTCCGCCATCAGCAACCCGGCGGCTATCCTGTTCGGCAACCATGTCGAGGTCAGCGCGGGCCAGCCCGATGCAGACCCAAGCAGCTACTTCGTCGCCGCTGCCAGCGCACCCGAGGGCGCCCGGGGCTACGGTCTCAACCTGGTGCTCAACGCCGACCAGCTCGGCGCCCTGGAAAAGGGCAGCCGGGTGTTCTATCGCCAGGTGCCGGTGGGGGAAGTGACGGGTTTCAGGCTCACCGGTGATGGCCAGTCGGTGGACGTCTTTGCCCATATCCAGGCCGAGCACGCCCACCTAGTGCGGCCAGGCAGCCAGTTCTGGAATATCAGTGGTTTCAGTGCCGAATTCAGCTTTACGCGGGGGCTGAAGATCGACGGCGATTCCCTGGAAAGCTTTGTGGGCGGCGGTATTGCCTTCCAGTCACCGCCAGGCGGCGAACGGGTGAGCAACGGCAGCCGCTACCCCCTGCTGGAACAAAAACCCGGCCCATCCGGAGCCGGCGACGCCATTGAGGCCCCCGAACTGCAAGCACCCAAGCCCACCCGGGCGCCCGCCTCGGGCGACCTGTCTAAACTCGAGCTGGAAAACGGATGA
- the dapC gene encoding succinyldiaminopimelate transaminase, producing MNRDLDKLQPYPFAKLADLKAQVTPPADKAHIALSIGEPKHPSPAFVAQALTDNIGYLANYPTTAGLPELRQTIADWCTRRFNLAADSLSAERHVLPVNGTREAIFAFAQAAVERKHDALVLSPNPFYQIYEGAAYLAGAEPLFLNCDAERNFIPDFDAVPADVWQRCQLLFLCSPGNPTGTVIGRDVLSRLIALSDEHDFIIASDECYSEIYFDEAEPPVGLLQVCAELGRDDYRNCVVFHSLSKRSNLPGLRSGFIAGDADLIVPFLSYRTYHGSSMPVQHQLASIAAWNDEAHVLENRDKYREKFSKVLEILAPVMDVRMPDAGFYLWAPTPIDDDRFAQGLFEQQNVTVLPGRYLSREADGRLPGAGYVRMALVATVEECVDAAQRIRAYVESLNA from the coding sequence ATGAATCGGGACCTCGACAAGCTTCAGCCCTACCCGTTCGCAAAGCTGGCCGACCTTAAGGCACAGGTCACGCCGCCCGCCGACAAGGCCCACATCGCCCTGTCCATCGGTGAACCCAAGCACCCGTCGCCGGCCTTCGTGGCCCAGGCCCTGACCGACAACATCGGCTATCTGGCGAACTACCCCACCACCGCAGGCCTGCCGGAACTACGCCAGACCATCGCCGACTGGTGCACGCGCCGCTTCAACCTGGCTGCTGACAGCCTGAGTGCGGAGCGTCATGTGCTGCCGGTGAATGGCACCCGTGAGGCCATCTTCGCCTTCGCCCAGGCCGCCGTTGAGCGCAAGCATGATGCCCTGGTACTGTCGCCCAACCCCTTCTACCAGATCTACGAAGGGGCGGCCTACCTGGCCGGCGCCGAACCGCTGTTCCTGAACTGCGATGCCGAACGCAATTTCATCCCCGATTTCGATGCCGTACCGGCGGATGTCTGGCAGCGCTGCCAGCTGCTGTTCCTGTGCTCGCCCGGCAACCCCACCGGTACCGTGATCGGGCGCGATGTACTGAGCAGGCTGATCGCCCTGTCGGATGAGCACGACTTCATCATTGCCTCGGACGAGTGCTACTCCGAAATCTACTTCGATGAAGCCGAGCCGCCGGTAGGCCTGCTGCAGGTGTGCGCAGAACTTGGCCGCGATGACTACCGCAATTGCGTGGTGTTCCACAGCCTGTCCAAGCGCTCCAACCTGCCGGGCCTGCGTTCCGGCTTTATCGCCGGCGACGCCGACCTGATCGTGCCGTTCCTCAGCTACCGCACCTACCACGGCAGCTCCATGCCGGTGCAGCACCAGCTGGCCTCCATCGCCGCCTGGAACGACGAAGCCCATGTACTGGAAAACCGCGACAAGTATCGCGAGAAGTTCAGCAAGGTGCTGGAAATCCTGGCCCCGGTGATGGATGTGCGCATGCCCGATGCCGGTTTTTATCTCTGGGCCCCCACGCCTATCGATGACGACCGCTTCGCCCAGGGCCTGTTCGAGCAGCAAAACGTCACCGTGCTGCCGGGACGCTACCTGTCCCGCGAAGCCGATGGCCGCCTGCCGGGCGCAGGCTATGTGCGCATGGCGCTGGTCGCCACGGTCGAGGAGTGCGTTGACGCGGCACAGCGCATCCGCGCCTACGTCGAAAGCCTGAACGCCTGA
- a CDS encoding class II fumarate hydratase, whose protein sequence is MSQFRHEQDSMGTLQVPADALYGAQTQRAVDNFPISGLTLPVPFIRALGLIKAAAAQCNVELGLMNAEIGSAIRQAALEIAAGKHHDQFPVDVFQTGSGTSSNMNANEVIAHLASDYCGQPVEPNDQVNMGQSSNDVIPTAIHLGAALVLDESLLPALHHLQVSIDSKAHSLEGLIKTGRTHLMDAMPVQLSQSMSGWSGQIQLGIRRLEDSRTRLHQIAQGGSAVGTGINVHPEFSARFARTLSTLTGLAFEPADNLFCALACQDTAVEVSGQLKALACALLKIANDLRWMNSGPLAGLGEIELQALQPGSSIMPGKVNPVIPEAVMMVAAQVIGNDAAISVGGQHGNFELNVMLPLIAHNLLESETLLASAARQLADKAIATFSVNQGNISAALARNPILVTALNPIIGYQKAAAIAKQAYAQGRPVIDVAAELTGLSEAELEKLLDPARLTRGGIQG, encoded by the coding sequence ATGAGCCAGTTTCGTCACGAGCAAGACAGCATGGGTACCCTGCAGGTGCCGGCCGATGCCCTCTATGGCGCCCAGACCCAGCGCGCTGTGGATAACTTTCCCATCAGCGGCCTGACCCTGCCCGTTCCCTTTATTCGTGCGCTGGGGCTGATCAAGGCCGCCGCCGCCCAGTGCAATGTCGAGCTGGGGCTGATGAACGCCGAAATCGGCTCCGCCATCCGCCAGGCAGCGCTGGAAATTGCCGCCGGCAAGCACCACGACCAGTTCCCGGTGGATGTATTCCAGACCGGCTCCGGCACCAGCTCCAACATGAACGCCAACGAGGTGATCGCCCACCTGGCCTCGGACTATTGCGGCCAGCCAGTGGAGCCGAACGACCAGGTCAACATGGGGCAAAGTTCCAACGATGTCATCCCCACCGCCATTCACCTCGGCGCAGCACTGGTGCTGGATGAATCCCTGCTGCCGGCGCTGCATCACCTGCAGGTCAGCATCGACAGCAAGGCTCACAGCCTCGAAGGGCTGATCAAGACCGGCCGCACCCACCTGATGGATGCGATGCCGGTGCAGCTGTCGCAGTCCATGTCCGGCTGGTCCGGCCAGATTCAGCTCGGCATCCGGCGCCTGGAAGACAGCCGTACCCGCCTGCACCAGATCGCCCAGGGTGGCTCGGCGGTCGGCACCGGTATTAATGTACACCCGGAATTTTCCGCCCGCTTTGCCCGCACCCTCAGCACCCTGACCGGGCTTGCATTTGAACCCGCCGACAACCTGTTCTGCGCCCTGGCCTGCCAGGATACGGCGGTGGAGGTCTCCGGCCAGCTCAAGGCGCTGGCCTGCGCCCTGCTGAAAATCGCCAACGACCTGCGCTGGATGAACTCGGGGCCACTGGCGGGCCTCGGAGAAATCGAGCTGCAGGCGCTGCAGCCGGGTTCATCCATCATGCCCGGCAAAGTCAACCCGGTTATTCCCGAAGCCGTGATGATGGTCGCCGCTCAGGTCATCGGCAATGATGCCGCCATCAGCGTCGGCGGACAGCACGGTAATTTCGAACTCAATGTGATGCTGCCGCTGATTGCCCATAACCTGCTGGAAAGCGAAACGCTGCTGGCCAGTGCCGCCCGCCAGCTGGCGGACAAGGCCATCGCCACCTTCAGTGTCAACCAGGGCAATATCAGCGCAGCCCTGGCGCGCAACCCCATCCTGGTGACGGCGCTGAACCCCATCATCGGCTACCAGAAGGCCGCCGCCATCGCCAAGCAGGCCTACGCCCAGGGACGCCCCGTAATCGATGTGGCGGCGGAGCTCACCGGCTTGAGCGAAGCGGAGCTGGAAAAGCTGCTCGACCCCGCCCGCCTGACCCGGGGCGGCATTCAGGGCTAA
- the dapD gene encoding 2,3,4,5-tetrahydropyridine-2,6-dicarboxylate N-succinyltransferase, whose product MTNFAFGLGIGTKSASGEWLEVYYNTPLLNAPAEMISAVATAVGYTGGNQTLEIEQAQLKALEAAFLSVDAEDQAEIVEVLEGTRQPLVLCILETDAEPATTAEVYLKLSLLSHRLVKPHGLNLAGMFGKLPNVAWTTEGAIALDELPKRQLAARAQGRVLDVHSVDKFPKMTNYVVPAGIRVGDAARIRLGAHVGEGTTVMHEGFINFNAGTLGVSMVEGRISAGVVVGNGSDLGGGCSTMGTLSGGNNVVISVGENCLLGANAGLGLPLGDRCTIEAGLYLTGSSKVALLDDQNNEVAVLKASELAGKPDMLFRRNSLTGRIEAKTNKSAIELNADLHKHN is encoded by the coding sequence ATGACAAATTTTGCATTCGGCCTGGGCATTGGCACCAAATCCGCCAGCGGTGAGTGGCTCGAGGTGTACTACAACACCCCGCTGCTGAACGCACCGGCCGAGATGATCAGCGCCGTTGCCACGGCAGTCGGCTACACCGGCGGCAACCAGACGCTGGAAATCGAACAGGCGCAGCTCAAGGCGCTGGAAGCGGCCTTCCTGTCGGTGGATGCCGAAGACCAGGCGGAAATCGTCGAGGTGCTCGAAGGCACCCGCCAGCCGCTGGTGCTGTGCATCCTGGAAACCGACGCAGAGCCCGCCACCACGGCCGAGGTCTACCTCAAGCTCAGCCTGCTGTCCCACCGCCTGGTCAAGCCCCACGGACTGAACCTGGCCGGCATGTTCGGCAAGCTGCCCAACGTCGCCTGGACCACGGAAGGCGCCATTGCCCTGGATGAACTGCCCAAACGCCAGCTGGCCGCCCGCGCCCAGGGCCGCGTGCTGGATGTGCACTCTGTCGACAAGTTCCCCAAGATGACCAACTACGTGGTGCCGGCCGGTATCCGTGTCGGTGATGCCGCGCGCATCCGCCTGGGTGCCCACGTGGGCGAAGGCACCACCGTGATGCACGAAGGCTTCATCAACTTCAACGCCGGCACCCTGGGTGTTTCCATGGTTGAAGGCCGCATCTCGGCCGGCGTCGTCGTTGGCAACGGTTCGGACCTGGGCGGCGGCTGCTCCACCATGGGTACGCTCTCCGGTGGCAACAACGTAGTGATTTCCGTGGGTGAAAACTGCCTGCTGGGCGCCAATGCCGGCCTCGGCCTGCCGCTGGGCGATCGCTGCACCATCGAAGCGGGCCTGTACCTGACCGGCAGCTCCAAGGTTGCCCTGCTGGATGACCAGAACAACGAGGTTGCCGTGCTGAAGGCATCGGAACTGGCCGGCAAGCCGGACATGCTGTTCCGTCGCAACTCGCTCACCGGTCGCATCGAAGCCAAGACCAACAAGAGCGCCATCGAGCTCAACGCCGATCTGCACAAGCACAACTAA